The following proteins are encoded in a genomic region of Actinomadura sp. NAK00032:
- a CDS encoding metal-sensitive transcriptional regulator, translating into MATSETPTRGYTATKDQLQTRLARIEGQVRGIDRMVEDDRYCIDILTQISAVQAALDKVALGLLDGHVRHCVAEGAEEGKGEAMSTELMAAVGRLMRRG; encoded by the coding sequence ATGGCGACCAGCGAGACCCCCACCCGCGGGTACACCGCCACCAAGGACCAGCTGCAGACCCGGCTCGCCCGGATCGAGGGCCAGGTGCGCGGCATCGACCGGATGGTCGAGGACGACCGCTACTGCATCGACATCCTGACCCAGATCAGCGCCGTCCAGGCCGCGCTGGACAAGGTGGCGCTCGGCCTGCTGGACGGGCACGTCCGGCACTGCGTGGCCGAGGGCGCCGAGGAGGGCAAGGGCGAGGCGATGTCGACCGAGCTGATGGCGGCCGTCGGGCGGCTCATGCGCCGCGGCTGA
- a CDS encoding histidine phosphatase family protein yields the protein MGELVLVRHGETEWSRARRHTGLTDVPLTARGEEQARSLHGALKERRIALALVSPAQRARRTAELAGLAAAETDPGLWEWDYGGYEGITTAEIREGRPGWFLWDDGVVPGDAAHPGETVEQVGARADAVLARAVPALADGDVALVAHGHFLRVLTARRLGLEPALGRLFALGTGTLSALGTEHGRPVVSAWNVPAP from the coding sequence ATGGGCGAACTGGTGCTGGTGCGGCACGGGGAGACGGAGTGGAGCCGGGCGCGGCGGCACACGGGGCTGACGGACGTCCCGCTGACCGCGCGGGGCGAGGAGCAGGCGCGGTCGCTGCACGGGGCGCTGAAGGAGCGCCGGATCGCGCTGGCGCTCGTCAGCCCGGCGCAACGCGCGCGGCGGACGGCGGAGCTGGCCGGGCTCGCGGCGGCCGAGACCGACCCCGGCCTGTGGGAGTGGGACTACGGCGGCTACGAGGGGATCACCACGGCGGAGATCCGCGAAGGCCGGCCCGGCTGGTTCCTGTGGGACGACGGGGTGGTCCCCGGCGACGCCGCCCATCCGGGCGAGACCGTCGAGCAGGTCGGCGCGCGGGCGGACGCGGTGCTGGCCAGGGCGGTGCCGGCGCTCGCGGACGGCGACGTGGCCCTCGTCGCGCACGGCCACTTCCTGCGGGTGCTGACGGCGCGGCGGCTCGGCCTGGAGCCCGCCCTCGGCCGGCTGTTCGCGCTCGGCACCGGGACCCTGTCGGCGCTCGGCACCGAGCACGGCCGGCCGGTCGTCAGCGCCTGGAACGTCCCGGCGCCGTAG